Within the Alteromonas sp. M12 genome, the region AGGTTTTTATGTCTTCAATTAAAGATGTTGCAGCAAAAGCAAATGTGTCAATTAAAACCGTTTCTCGGGTATTAAGCGGTTTTGCAGGCGTGAGCTCAAAAACCAAAGAAAAAGTTGAATCTGCAATGCAAGAGCTGGAGTTCTACCCCTCTGCAGCAGCCCAATCTTTACGAGGCCGTGACAAAGGAATAGTGTGTTTAATTACTGAAAAACTCACCACTACTCCAGACTCTTTTGACATTATTGCGGGTATCCAAAGCGAATGTGAAAAGCAAGGGAAGTTGCTGATGATTGGTGAATCCGGCGGTAGCGACGAAAGTTTTTCCCGCTTGGTGGATGATTTTAGAAGGCAAAGGGCAGAAGCAATTATATTTGCAACGGTTTATCGTCGCCAAGTTAAAATAAAACAGTCTTTCAAAAAATGCCCTCTTATACTTGTGAACTGCTTTGAAGCCAACTTGAGTCACCCTACCATTTTACCCAACGACTACTTAGGTGCTTATCAAATCACCGATGAACTTATCGCAAAAAAACACAGAAAAATAGCTTACTTAACCCTTTTTGAAGATATGCCTGCAACACAATTACGGCTTGATGGTTACCGTAAAGCTCATGAAGCTGCAAATCTAGACGTTGATCGTGGTTTGATACAGGTAGGCGTATGTCGTGATAGCGAAGACGAGTTTTCTAATCTTCCTGAAGTGTTGCGAACGCTTTTATCCCGCCAAGAGCCGCCC harbors:
- a CDS encoding LacI family DNA-binding transcriptional regulator, translated to MSSIKDVAAKANVSIKTVSRVLSGFAGVSSKTKEKVESAMQELEFYPSAAAQSLRGRDKGIVCLITEKLTTTPDSFDIIAGIQSECEKQGKLLMIGESGGSDESFSRLVDDFRRQRAEAIIFATVYRRQVKIKQSFKKCPLILVNCFEANLSHPTILPNDYLGAYQITDELIAKKHRKIAYLTLFEDMPATQLRLDGYRKAHEAANLDVDRGLIQVGVCRDSEDEFSNLPEVLRTLLSRQEPPTAICCGNDKMAMRVYMLIRKLGFQIPESISIVGYDNYKLIAENLLPKLTTVSLPYFSMGQRAAQLAINKQQVTTPEIIEISGELVLRDSHGYATS